Proteins from one Pongo abelii isolate AG06213 chromosome 7, NHGRI_mPonAbe1-v2.0_pri, whole genome shotgun sequence genomic window:
- the PNMA2 gene encoding paraneoplastic antigen Ma2 homolog (The RefSeq protein has 1 substitution compared to this genomic sequence), translating to MALALLEDWCRIMSVDEQKSLMVTGIPADYEEAEIQEVLQETLKSLGRYRLLGKIFRKQENANAVLLELLEDTDISAIPSEVQGKGGVWKVIFKTPNQDTEFLERLNLFLEKEGQTVSGMFRALGHEGVSSATVPCISPELLAHLLGQAMAHAPQPLLPMRYRKLRVFSGSAVPAPEEEPFEVWLEQATEIVKEWPVTEAEKKRWLAESLRGPALDLMHIVQADNPSISVEECLEAFKQVFGSLESRRAAQVRYLKTYQEEGEKVSAYVLRLETLLRRAVEKRAIPRRIADQVRLEQVMAGATLNQMLWCRLRELKDQGPPPSFLELMKVIREEEEEEASFENESIEEPEEGDGYGRWNHEGDD from the coding sequence ATGGCGCTGGCACTGTTAGAGGACTGGTGCAGGATAATGAGTGTGGATGAGCAGAAGTCACTGATGGTTACGGGGATACCGGCGGACTATGAGGAGGCTGAGATTCAGGAGGTCCTTCAGGAGACTTTAAAGTCTCTGGGCAGGTATAGACTGCTTGGCAAGATATTCCGGAAGCAGGAGAATGCCAATGCTGTTTTACTAGAGCTTCTGGAAGATACTGATGTCTCGGCCATTCCCAGTGAAGTCCAGGGAAAGGGGGGTGTCTGGAAGGTGATCTTTAAGACCCCTAATCAGGACACTGAGTTTCTTGAAAGATTGAACctctttctagaaaaagaggggcAGACGGTCTCGGGTATGTTTCGAGCCCTGGGGCACGAGGGTGTGTCTTCAGCCACAGTGCCCTGCATCTCACCAGAATTACTGGCCCATTTGTTGGGACAGGCAATGGCACACGCGCCTCAGCCCCTGCTACCCATGAGATACCGGAAACTGCGAGTATTCTCGGGGAGTGCTGTCCCAGCCCCAGAGGAAGAGCCCTTTGAGGTCTGGTTGGAACAGGCCACCGAGATAGTCAAAGAGTGGCCAGTAacagaggcagaaaagaaaaggtgGCTGGCGGAAAGCCTGCGGGGCCCTGCCCTGGACCTCATGCACATAGTGCAGGCAGACAACCCGTCCATCAGTGTAGAAGAGTGTTTGGAGGCCTTTAAGCAAGTGTTTGGGAGCCTAGAGAGCCGCAGGGCAGCCCAGGTGAGGTATCTGAAGACCTatcaggaggaaggagagaaggtcTCAGCCTATGTGTTACGGTTAGAAACCCTGCTCCGGAGAGCGGTGGAGAAACGCGCCATCCCTCGGCGTATCGCGGACCAGGTCCGCCTGGAGCAGGTCATGGCTGGGGCCACTCTTAACCAGATGCTGTGGTGCCGGCTTAGGGAGCTGAAGGATCAGGGCCCGCCCCCCAGCTTCCTTGAGCTAATGAAGGTAATacgggaagaagaggaggaagaggcctCCTTTGAGAATGAGAGTATCGAAGAGCCAGAGGAAGGAGATGGCTATGGCCGCTGGAATCATGAGGGAGACGACTGA